One genomic window of Camelina sativa cultivar DH55 chromosome 5, Cs, whole genome shotgun sequence includes the following:
- the LOC104789557 gene encoding uncharacterized protein LOC104789557, which produces MAIKTDMSKAYDHVEWSFVEHLLRQFGFCDKQISWIMCCVTSVQYKVLINGQAYGSIKPSRWLCQGEPLSPYLFILCTEVLIAHFRKAEQLKLLIGIRVSTASPTISHLLFADDSLFFCLATKEQCEVVLGILGKYERVSGQQINFQKSSIQFGHTVDIDLREELKGVLGITNLGGMGSYLGIPESLGGAKTKIFSFVQDKLQARASGWPARLLSKGGKKVMIKSVATAVPTFVMSCFRLPKTVTRKLTSAISNFWWSSSGQSRGLHWVAWDKLCFGKDTGGLGFRNLDDYNTALLAKQLWRLITVPDSLFARVFKGRYYRHSDRLDPIKSYSPSYGWRSMISACSLVNKGLITRVGSGASISVWADPWIPAQSPRPALSTGSSFDPSLRVINFIDRSSNSWDMAQLTATFVPEDVTIISALPIRQPDTLDLFGWLFTKSGKYSVKSGYHFLCSNITTPSDSEVFGPSIVPLQSFVWKIRCPPKLRHFMWQVLSGCVAVTANLRKRGMSCDAVCGLCGSPEETINHTLFQCPPARQVWALSQFPTTPGFFPMDSVLTNMDSLFWRFKDVPDSDIFPWIMWYVWKARNDKLFGNLDSNSLAILRLAEDEAKSWVLAQEDDLVLVTTAPAEVRRPGIGSVGVPRSLSSYTCFVDGSWKATDRFAGRGWFCTSPWGDAPTMGAANHRRSLSPLHAEIEALVWAMCCMIGADNQSVTFLTDCSDLVKMVSSPSEWPVFTPYLEDIQVDKEEFVSFSLVYVPRSQNGQTDNLARRFRTLPHLITYVNNVPSHWLV; this is translated from the coding sequence ATGGCTATAAAGACGGATATGAGCAAGGCTTATGATCACGTGGAGTGGTCATTTGTTGAACATCTACTCCGGCAATTCGGTTTTTGCGACAAACAGATATCGTGGATCATGTGCTGTGTGACATCAGTACAGTATAAGGTCTTGATAAATGGTCAGGCATATGGGTCCATCAAACCTTCTCGGTGGCTTTGTCAAGGGGAACCTTTATCACCCtacctttttattttgtgtacagAGGTGCTTATTGCTCATTTTCGGAAGGCGGAGCAGCTGAAACTTCTTATTGGGATTAGGGTGTCGACAGCTAGTCCTACCATCTCCCATCTCTTATTTGCGGATGACAGCCTTTTCTTCTGTCTGGCTACAAAGGAGCAATGTGAGGTGGTCTTAGGGATACTTGGGAAATATGAAAGGGTTTCGGGccaacaaattaattttcagaAATCCTCGATCCAGTTTGGACATACGGTGGATATTGATCTTAGGGAGGAATTGAAAGGGGTACTCGGAATCACAAACCTGGGTGGTATGGGATCTTACTTAGGTATTCCGGAAAGTTTAGGGGGTGCTAAGACGAAAATATTCTCGTTTGTACAAGACAAGTTGCAAGCGCGGGCTAGTGGATGGCCGGCTAGACTTCTGTCAAAAGGTGGTAAGAAGGTAATGATCAAGTCTGTTGCTACGGCTGTTCCTACTTTCGTTATGTCGTGCTTTCGGTTACCTAAGACGGTTACGAGGAAATTGACTAGTGCAATCTCTAACTTCTGGTGGAGCTCGTCTGGACAATCCCGCGGGTTACACTGGGTCGCGTGGGATAAACTCTGCTTTGGAAAAGACACAGGCGGACTGGGTTTCCGGAATTTGGATGATTATAACACCGCGCTGCTGGCAAAGCAACTCTGGCGTTTGATCACAGTACCAGATTCCCTTTTTGCAAGAGTATTTAAGGGACGCTATTACCGGCATTCTGATCGtttggatccaattaaatcttattCCCCCTCATATGGGTGGCGGAGTATGATTTCTGCTtgctctctggttaataaaggacTTATTACACGGGTAGGATCTGGGGCTTCCATTTCTGTATGGGCCGACCCATGGATCCCTGCCCAATCCCCAAGACCAGCACTAAGCACAGGGTCGTCTTTTGACCCCTCGCTTcgagttataaattttattgacAGGAGTTCAAATTCCTGGGATATGGCTCAGCTTACGGCTACCTTTGTACCGGAAGATGTGACTATAATTTCCGCTTTGCCGATACGACAACCGGATACTCTGGATCTATTTGGCTGGCTTTTTACCAAGTCTGGTAAATATTCGGTTAAGTCAGGGTACCATTTTCTTTGTTCAAATATAACGACTCCTTCTGATTCGGAAGTATTTGGACCAAGCATTGTGCCTCTTCAGTCTTTTGTATGGAAAATCAGGTGTCCACCGAAGCTACggcattttatgtggcaagtgctTTCCGGTTGTGTAGCGGTTACAGCAAACCTCCGTAAACGGGGTATGAGCTGTGATGCAGTATGTGGTTTGTGTGGCTCCCCGGAAGAGACGATTAATCATACTCTCTTCCAGTGTCCGCCAGCtagacaggtttgggctttgtCGCAGTTTCCGACAACCCCGGGTTTTTTCCCCATGGACTCTGTTTTAACAAATATGGACTCTCTGTTTTGGCGGTTTAAGGATGTTCCAGATTCTGACATTTTCCCTTGGATTATGTGGTATGTCTGGAAAGCACGAAATGATAAGCTTTTTGGTAACCTTGATTCCAATTCCTTAGCCATTTTGCGGTTAGCAGAGGATGAGGCCAAATCATGGGTTTTGGCTCAAGAGGATGATCTGGTATTAGTTACCACTGCACCGGCCGAGGTACGACGTCCTGGAATTGGGAGTGTAGGGGTTCCTAGGTCTCTATCGAGCTATACTTGTTTTgtagatggctcttggaaagcgacAGATCGTTTTGCGGGTAGAGGATGGTTTTGTACTTCGCCCTGGGGTGATGCCCCTACCATGGGTGCTGCCAACCATCGCCGTAGTTTATCTCCTCTTCATGCCGAGATTGAAGCCCTTGTTTGGGCTATGTGCTGTATGATTGGGGCCGATAATCAATCTGTTACTTTTCTCACCGACTGCTCCgatttagtgaagatggtgtcttcgccttccgagtggccagTATTTACGCCTTACTTGGAGGACATTCAGGTGGATAAGGaggagtttgtttctttttctttggtctaTGTCCCTCGCTCTCAGAATGGTCAAACGGACAATCTTGCGCGACGTTTTCGCACATTACCGCATTTaattacctatgtaaacaaCGTTCCTTcgcattggcttgtttga